From the genome of Setaria viridis chromosome 1, Setaria_viridis_v4.0, whole genome shotgun sequence:
GATGGCGAATCTAATCATCTCAAGTATCTTCACAATCCATGGAGTGAAATAAACGGTCAGAAGAAAGTTGGAGCTTTAGGGAAAGATGTTGACATGTAAGGGATGCAGTGGCTTGGTGAAGTAAAAATGTGATTGCAAGACAACAACAATGTAGTTCCTGATGTGCGAAAACACAGACAGAATTCAATATTTGTTTTAATATTAACAAACACTGCATAATGGAACGGTTGGAAAAGGTATTCTAGTTACTTAAGCTATGACTGGCTTAGTGGCTTACCTCAACTTTTAATTTATGCTAATTGAGTATATAAACTAATGTAACTACTAACTACTTAGCCACACCTGAACAAGCACAAGCAGACTAATAACATAACCTCATACCCACAGACCATGAAGGAACAGAAGAGTGTATACAAAGTGCCAAACTACATGCAGAATATTAGTTAATAGATTCAGGATTTAAAAGACCATGAAGAAACTCATGATCCAGTTTGACTATAGTCTCTAGATTTGTAATAGAAGAATGCAACGCAATCACAACATATGCCATGCCACTCTTATCAATAAACCAAATGGACAATCTGTGCAAAAAATGACAGAACTACAAGCTTCAAGAATGACACATTTATGACTTTTGCCTGTCATCTACAAAGCACAGACATCAATAGATCAAAGCAACGCTATTGTCCAATAGCTCAAATTCACAAAGACAAGCGCAATAGAGGCTCAAATGGTTCCACAGACAACAGAAAAAGTCTACAGTACCTACTAGGCACAGTATCTATTATTTAATAGATACAAGATTTAGAAGAACCATGAAAAATCTCAAGATACAATTCAACTGTTAGAAAAACATTGTACTTCACAATGCAATACTGATCTTACCAATCAATAAAGTGGAACGATATACTATTATTACCAATCAATCAAGTGGACAGCCTGAGCTAGAACAACAGAACTATGTGACCAATTTCATTAATTGTTCATCGATAGCCTTCACCATTCGCTCTTTCCCAAGAATCAGGACGCCCACTAGATAAATCTAATCGATCAAAGCATGAGCACTACCCAATCTGTCAAATTAGCACAATACGCACCAGAGATTTCATAACAAGAGTAGAATTGGCAAAGCATATTACAAAAATCAGGGGGTTAAAATGGATTTCACAGCTAACAGAAGAATTAAGTCCTCAAGCTTTATTCCATTCCGGATTCAGCTCATCATATCAtacagaagaagaaaagaaaaacaagcgCCTAGTAGGCGAGGTTCGATTTGTCCGCGCGCACGCAGTACAGATCGAGCGAACCCTTCGATCCGATGAGATCAAGCAAAGAGGCAAACCAGAGGTCAGATCAGACGGCGGAGGGCGCGGCGCCCGCGGACTCGGCCTCGAGATACCGGCAGATCCGCTCGACGACCTCCCTCCCCTTGGCGCTGTTCTGCAGGAACCTCTCGGCGCACCGGGTCTCGACcttctcggcgacggcggcgagggccgcGAGCGGGCGGCACCGGATCGTGGTCTCCTGCCTGAACTGCGTCCACTCGTCGGGGCGGTCCGGGTGGGGCCTGTATGAGGCCCTCTCCTCGACCTCGATGAGGCCCCGGAGGCTGACGTTGCGCACGACAACGTCCATGGCGCGGCGTTGTGCGTCGACAAGCGAGGTCTCGACGCAGTGGCAAAGCGCGGCGCCGTTGGGGGACGCCGCGGCggacgggaggaggcggcggaggatgaAGGGGAGCGGCGGGGACCGCACCGTGATGGAGCGCGCGGCGTGGAGGCGGCCCGTGTCCGAgtcgaggcggcggtggagggtgTGGACGTCGGCGACGTGGGAGAGCGCCGTGCGGGAGGCCGGGTCCGTGAACTTGCGccacaccgccgccgtcacgcgGTCCCACGGGTGCCGGTAGACGTGCTCCTGCGCGTACACCACCatggcgccggccgccggtctTGGCCTCGTGGGGCTGCGGGGGTTTTGGCTGGATTTGATTGATTTCCTCTTTCTTGCGGCGAGGGTTTGGGCCTCCAGGGGGTGGCTGGCGACTTGGCGaggacggacgaggaggggaagAAGAGGCAGGAAAGGAGGAATGGAGGAGGAGAGGTGGTTTTTGTAGGGCCCGAGCCCGATCGAGCCGTGCGGCCGCCGCTGGATTTTTGGGTCGTGGGGAGGAAGGCAGCCCGAACCTGCCGGCGAGGCCGAGTGGTGCGGTCGGCACGTGACCCCGAGTCCCCGACTCTGACCTCCTCCCGCCCGCGTGTCCCGAGCGGTTTCCTTGTGCTGCCGCGTGTGCTGGCAAAGCGTACCCCAGAGCTCAGTGCATCCGTGAGGAGAAAACGTATTCTATGTTTACGCCTTCCGCTTGACTTGGGAAACAGGAGAAAGACTACTCCGAACCAGGCGAGCAGCCGCCACCGTGACCCGCGACCTTTCCTTGTCAGGCTCAGATGGCGCTCTCGCacctctcccgccgcctcctgagcccgacggccgccgcggcggcgcgcctcccCAAGACATTCTCCCATGGGCGCGATCCATTCATGATCATCCACCCGGGCcgccgcttcttctcggcgTCCGCATaccccagctcctcctccacgccgtcAGAGCCCGAGCCCGGCCCCGGCACCCCCGGCTCCGCGCCCGCGTCGCCTGACGAGATGCGGCACCAGGAGATCGAGGGCCCCACGGTGGAGCGCGACACGTCGCCCCTGGCCGACGAGACGCGGCGGGAGATCGACGCGCTCCGCCGCACCGTGCAGCGCCTCAGCGGCTCGCTCGCGCTCCTCGGTGGGgcgcacctcgccgccggctcgtGGATCGCCTACGGTGCCCCGCCCCTCGGCGTCGAGACCGCAGCCGCGGTGCAGGGCGTGGCGGCGTTCGCGTTCCCCTTCGCGGTCGCCCTGGTGCTGCGCCGCGCCATCAAGCCCATCGCCTTCTTCCAGAAGATGGAGGCCAACGCGAGGCTGCAGGTGCTCACTCTGTGCCTCCAGGCTACGAAGAACGTTAACCTCATGCTGCTCCGGACGCGGGTGATGACCATCTCTTGTGCTCTCGGGGTGTCTGTCGCGTCAGTTGCTGCGATATTGATGCGGTGAGTTTAAAGCTCAGATCTCGTCGAGAAGGATGGTTAGTATCAGTAACTGAGGAATAATAATGAACTGTTAATAGGCAAATAGACTTCGAAGTTGGAAAATTTGGTGCTTTTGGATGTTGGACTGTGCTTAGTTTTGGTCATTGTACACGAAACAAAGGAGATTATAATGTGATTGTCATTGTTTGAGATATTTCTAGTACAGTGAGTGATATTCCTCTTCAATTGGATCGAACCAGTTGGGCGAAATTCAGCATTTTCCTTAGATTTTAGATGAACCAGCTCCATGTTGATATCCTGTTTGTTAATAACATGGTTATAATTAGGGGAAAGCTATACTGTGCTCGCGCATTTCTTTGGCTTCCCACACTTGAATTTTCTCCTCATCCCATCTTCTGCGTCTTCACCGAGATTTGATCCGTCTTCTTCATCTCCGGTAAGACCCAGCTCCATCTGATCcatctccggcgagctccgaTGAAGGCAAGAGGTTAGGGCCTTAGGGGATTTGGGTTTGGGGATGGGGGATTCAGGCCCTGGGGTTCCTGGTGTTGCAGGGCATAGAGGGGGGTCTGGAGGTGGCAGGCCGGACAGGCGGTGATGGTGGCCGCGGGGACGGCGAggcacggtggcggtggcgccgctgGCCGGGCAGTGGAGGATGGCGGTTGGGCCAGGTGGGGGCGGGGGCACCAAATCTGGAGTGGTTAGCGTGCGGGTGGGGAGCGGCAGCGAGAGCCGCCGGAGACGGGGTGGAGGAGGGTGGGGTGGGGGCACCGGCATTGACTCGTTGAGGAGGAAGCTTGCGCTGttttgtttcggaggagaaagaaggaccgaggaagaagaagggaggaagaagaaacaacAGCAGACGTCAGATGCAGATCCAACGGTTGGTCGGGTGTGAGGGGAAGTTGAAACACTCGAGCGCAAGCTAGGTAGCCCCAATAATTACATCTTAGAGCGGAGCGTCTTCTAACCCTCTTACAGCCGAACTATATTTTGGAACTCTGTGTTTTGGCAAGGTTATATGATCTTACGCTAGAGTACTACAATTCCTGGTTCAATCAGTACTGAGAGGTGAGAGCAGATGGACCTTTGTGATTTGGCAAGGTTTTATGATCACCTTTTGCTTGAAGACTACTATTCCTGATTCAGTTGATACTGAGATCAGAGCAAACTGGTTGTGGCATGTGCTTAGTTCAGAAGTCAGATTTGGTCTCTTAGATGTTTCTCCAAGATTACCTTATGTAGATATGTGATGTCAAGGAGTAAGTAGGAGGTAAATGGAAATAGCATTGTATTAAATACAGTATTGGGAGTCGACTAGAGTGGTGTTTTATTGCGAAGATTACCTTCATTGTTAATGGTTGAGAAAATGGATTTATCATAATCTTTCAATAGTTTCGCTAAATCTAGTTCcagatttttcttttgttttctgatTGTGTTTGTtcatttctttctctttcctttttttcttctttcttttgtttttgggCCCTTGGCCTTCGGACCTTGTTTTTGGTTCTTTTATCCCTTCTTAATTTAATGGTGTCAGTCCTCCTGTCAgttcaagaagaaaaaatagtTTAAACAAACAGGACTCAATATTTTTGCTGCTTGTTAACGTCGGTTATCTTGTTGGTGATTCACTGGTGACTGTCTAGTTAGGCATCAAAATATATTATCTATATTTTTACCAAAAAAAGAACTGGATGGAAGGTAAGCACCCTTGCATTACTGCATATTATCCACATCCTTGCATTAGTGTACCCACTTTTAATCCTGACTTGCTTCTGTAATGTTGTAGTTGGATCAAGATTTTGAAAGGAGGGACATTTGATATCACAAAGTTTCTTTTTTAATCAGCTTTAGTAGCAGTTATTTGAGTTTCATTTTGGTACTTAAAGACCCATATCTCTATTAAATGCTGGATCTTTGTTTTGGTAATACAGTGTTTCTCCACTTGCTGTACCCTTTGTTATAAGCATTACAGCACCATTGTCTGCATCTATGCTCCAAACCATTTTTCTCTAGTTTGTTGTCTCTAATGTGCATTGGCAATTTTATGCCCAAGTATGGTAGAAAAGATTTGTTTGTCTTTTTTTGAACCAGTAAATTTGTTTAATCTTCTTTTTGAATAGGTGAATTCTCATGAAATTTGGACAAGCCAACTTCAGTTTAATATCTTTTAGGTCAGATAACTTTTTCTATAGGTCTATCTTTCCTGCTGCATATGTGTCTCTTGTAGCCAATCAGCCATTGGGAATCATTTGATGAATCTAACCAAATAATCACCTGGTGTTATTGATTGCTATGAAGCAATCAGAGTCTAGAGATGAAGTGTAATGTTCTTTTCAAATTACAACTCAGGTTCACAGATCAATTGGTTCCTCTACAAACATGCTAAAGACATCGAGATACTTCTTGGGTTTGTTTACCGAAGTTTCTTTTTCACGCTGTTGTAGCCTTGTAGGGATGACAGCTTGAATTGATTGATAAGCTGAATATTACTGGTCTTTAGCGATCCTGATGTGAGCtaagcttcttttttttttctgctaaaTGTTTTTGAAATCGCTGAGCTGTATAATTTGGATTTAACTTGATGTCCATTGTTTCGTGATGGATACATCGTGGTCTAGCTAAGTATGTAGTTTAAGACAATAAGCAATTTGTAATCATTTGACAAATCTAACCAAATAACCACCCAATCTTATTGATTGCTATGAAGTGATTAGAGTCTAGAGATGAGTGTAATGTTCTTGTCAAATTACAACCCCAGTTCACAGATCAATTGGGTCCTATACGAACGCGCTAAAGAAATCGAGATACTTCTTGGGTTTGTTTACCTAAGTTTCTTTTTCACACTGTTGTAGGGATAACAACTTGGATTGATTGCTTAGTTGAATATTACCGGTCTTTAGCAATATTGACATGAGCTAAGcgattggattttttttttggctaaaTGCTTTTGAAATCGCTGAGCTGTATAATTTGGATTTAACTTGATGTCCATTGTTTCATGATGGATACATCATGGTCTAGCTAAGTATGTAGTTTAAGACATGACAGTATACAACTCTTACCAGATGGTTCTTAAAAAGCCATGGATTTCTAATTCATTAATAAAGGGATTTGTCTTCTCCTGTTGAAGAGAGTGATGTTTCATTTGAAGAGCCCCATTTCTCACACACTCTTTTACTGGCCTCAAGTCACCTGACAAGGAtaagaaatagaagaaaaaaCAGAGAATACTGCACTGTGTTTACCTTGTTGTTTAGACTAGGTCAAGCAGAGCTTTTTGTAGAGGATGTGCACCAGGCATTCTCTACTGTGTAGGTTTCGTTGCCTTTTATGCTTCTTTTAGACAACACTGTGAAATAGCTTGTCACCATGCTTTTGGATAGTACAGATTCACCGGCAGCATTGTCCACCACCAATAGGCCTTGTCTTAGCTGCTGGATAAACGTAGCGCTTGTGTCAACAACTGGATAAGAATTGGCAATTATTGGTGCTCTTTCTTGCCATTATAAATAGGCACCTGTAATGCAAGGAGTATGCACACCTATCTCACTCAACTTCAGAGTCCATTGAGTTTCAGGTCTCTTTTCACTCAAGGAAACATGCATTCTTGGGCATCAGTGGTTCAGCGCTGCATGTAGTTCTTCAACTCTTTGATTTGTGCTAACCTCCTTGAGCATAGGATCAAGCCTATGCAAACATTGCTACGTTCTTCTTCCTGCACCAGGATGGGGAAATCCTTATGTTATGCCCATAACATTCTTGACCTTGCAAGGCCAAGGCAcagtggctggctggctgcaagCTGGGGAAGTTTGTTGGCTGGTCCGTGAAAGTGAGACTCATCTTTGTTGAGTGTCTGTCCTTCTCAGCTTAATCTCTGTTCAACATGCAGACCAGTAGACTATCTTCTGCATCTATGTATTGATCTTTTCTAATGTCTGTTCAACATGCAGACCAGTATATTATATCTTCTGCATCTATGGATTGATCTTTTCCTTTGTGTGCTGGGAAAATGCGTTTTGTTTCTTTCCAGCTGGTAAATCCGGCATGGGTGCCTGAAATAACATGTATTTGCATCTGAATCTGGTTGGTGTCATGCTGCATTGTTGCTGCAATGCTGTGTCTAATTTTCTCTGAAATGAATGCTTACAAATCACTTGCGGCCATGCTCGATCACATGCTGCTTACACCAACATTCAGAAACATCGCACAAAGTTGGGTGTTGCTGGCCACTTGGGGATGCGGGTTTGCAGCCTTTCTGGAGTTTTTTGTGAGCTTGAGCTTGAACCTTTCCGGTGCGTGCAAGTGCAAGTTGCAAAGTAAGATACGGCCTGGAATGTCGATGTAGTGAGATATTTCTACTTGTCTTTGGCGACAGAGTATCTCGTCTTTACCTTGCCATTCTTTTTGCAGT
Proteins encoded in this window:
- the LOC117835828 gene encoding uncharacterized protein, which encodes MVVYAQEHVYRHPWDRVTAAVWRKFTDPASRTALSHVADVHTLHRRLDSDTGRLHAARSITVRSPPLPFILRRLLPSAAASPNGAALCHCVETSLVDAQRRAMDVVVRNVSLRGLIEVEERASYRPHPDRPDEWTQFRQETTIRCRPLAALAAVAEKVETRCAERFLQNSAKGREVVERICRYLEAESAGAAPSAV
- the LOC117835816 gene encoding uncharacterized protein, producing MALSHLSRRLLSPTAAAAARLPKTFSHGRDPFMIIHPGRRFFSASAYPSSSSTPSEPEPGPGTPGSAPASPDEMRHQEIEGPTVERDTSPLADETRREIDALRRTVQRLSGSLALLGGAHLAAGSWIAYGAPPLGVETAAAVQGVAAFAFPFAVALVLRRAIKPIAFFQKMEANARLQVLTLCLQATKNVNLMLLRTRVMTISCALGVSVASVAAILMR